CAGCAGATCGAAGCAGCCGTTGGTCAGGATGATTTTTTCTCCAGCCGTACGCCATTGCCGCACCAGCGCGGCAAGCGGGGTGAGCTCAAACATTTTTTGGACAGGAGGCGCCAGATCAGCCCTCCATGACGGCGCGCAGCAATTCCGCGCGAGAAACCGTGGCTGTACCGCGCTTCATCACCACGATTCCGCCAGCGTAATTGGCGAGCCGGGCGGCCGATTCAGCGTCCGCACCCGCGGCCAGCGCGGCGGTGTAGGTGGCGATCACGGTGTCGCCGGCGCCGGTGACGTCGGCGACCTCATCAGAGCCGTAAATGGGAATAAATGTGGGCTTGGCGGAGCGGGCGAAGACCACCATGCCATCGCGACCACGGGTGACCAGCAGCGATTGCAAACGCATCTTCTGCATCACGGCTTTGCCGGCGGCTAGAAGCCGTTCGTTGTCATTGCCGATGCGCGTGCGCAGGGCTTCTTCCAGTTCGGCCTCGTTGGGAGTGGCGGCGGTGACTCCGTTGTAGGCCAGCGCGCGATAGCGAGAATCGAGCGTGACCGGGATGTTGGTCAGCGAAGCGCGGGAGCGGACCAAGTCAAAAATCTGCGGGGTGGCTGCGCCGTAGCCGTAGTCGGAAATCAGCAGGGCGTCAGAGGCGCGAACGTAGCCGCGCGTCTTCAAGACCAGATCGCGAACGGCCGTGCGGTCCAGCGGGGCGTCGGGCTCGCGGTCAATGCGGATGACCTGCTGGCGCGGGGAGTGGGTGGTCCCGGCCAGTACGCGGGTCTTGGTGACGGTGTTGTAGCCTTTGATGCGGCGAATGGCGGAGATGGAAATATGTTTCTGGCGGAAGGCATGCAGCAGCGCGCGGCCGGATTCATCTTCCCCAACGATGCCTACGGGCAATACCGTCACGCCGAGATCGGCCAGGTTGTAGATGGCGTTGCCGGCGCCGCCAGGCACCACGGTGCGTTCGCGGTGGCGCAGGATCAGCACCGGCGCCTCGCGCGAGACGCGGGAGATTTCACCGTAAATAAATTCGTCGGCGATCAGGTCTCCCAGCACGGTGATGGTGAGCTTGGGAAACTCTTCAATGATCCTTACTAGACGGTCAACGGGCTTGGAATTCTTTTGCATGTCAGAAGTGAAATTCTCTCACGCGGGGGCTAAAATCCGCAGCTACAACAGTATACGCGCCGTATTGAGAGACGGTGTTCCCGCCAGGATGCCGGGAACAATTCGACCAGAATAGTGCGGGCGCCGCTTCGCCAATCCTAGATGTCACAGCTTGTAGCCGCGCTGGGCCAGCGCAGACAGCAAATCGGCGACAACGTTTTCCGGCGAGTCGATTTGCATCCGTAGCACGGCAATCTGCAGCGGCTGCAATTCCACGGAAAAGGCCTTCAGTTTTACGTGATCTTTCTCAGTGGTGATCAGGCCCACTGCTCCGCAACTCTTGCGCAATGCACATAGGCGGTCAACGTCCTGCTTTGTATAACGATGATGATCGGGAAATGCCACGGTGTCCAAAACTCCGATTCCTGCGTTTCTCAGCGATGCAAAAAACTGCTCCGGCCGGGCCAGCCCGCAGAAAGCAACCACAGACGGAATTGGCCGCGCTGAGATGGAGTAAGTCATGATTTCCCGGCGAACGCGCCAGATGCGTGAAAGGCCTGTGGCTAGCGCAGCCGGCAACTCTGGTGTTTTGGCTTGCAGGACCACAGCGTCGGCGCGGCGCAGCGATGAAAGCGGCTCACGCAGTCGGCCGATGGGCAGCAGGGTGTCGTCCAGGTCGGCGGCCGGCAGCATGACAATGTCAAAGTCGCGGTGCAGGCGGCGATGCTGAAAGGCGTCATCCAGGAGGTGGAGTTTGGAGGGGAATTTTTCTTCCGCCAGCAACCCGGCCTGATAACGGTCTGCCGCCACGATGACCGGGACTTGCAGCTTGCGGGCGATCAGCAACGGCTCGTCGCCAAATTGCTCAGAGGTCCCCTGGGGATCCACCACGGCAAGCTTCTGCCCGCTGCGGCCGTAGCCGCGGGAAAGAACATCAAAGGTAATTCCGCGCTTTTTGAGCAGCTCACCCAGGGCGATGACAAACGGCGTCTTGCCGCTTCCGCCGACCGAAAGATTGCCGATGCTGACTACCGGCCGCGTGAGCTTGCGCGTGGCCAGGATGCGCCGGTCATAAAGCGCGTTTCTGGCGGCGACGCCGGCAGCGAAGATGGCCGAAAGCGGGTTCACTGCGCGCCCTTCTCTTTCCGGCCAAGCAGCGGCTGCAAGGCCTGAAAAGCTTTTGCCGTAGCGCCGGTGTTCTGTTGAAACAGCTCTTTGGCCCGCTGGCCGAGCTGCGCGCATTCATCGCGGTGTTGCAGGAGCCGCAGGAATTCGCCGGCGATGTTGTCTGGCGTCACAATACGCAGAGCCGGAGCCTGGATTGAACCCGGCGTGCCGCCAGGTTTCTCTGAACCGTTGAGGAAGATACGCACAATCTCGCGGAAATTTTCCGTGTTCGGGCCAGTGACGACGGCCACGCCGTGCTGCGCCGGTTCCAGGATGTTGTGCCCTCCTACTCCGGGTAGCAGGCTGCCACCGACGAAAGCGACGCTGGCGATGGCGTAAACAGAAGCCAGTTCGCCCAAGCTGTCCAGCAGGAACACGCAGCCGCGCAGCGGGACGCCGGGCGTCCAGGTGCTGCGTCGAACCATTTTGATTCCCGAGATTGCCGACGCCGAAACCAGTTGCGCCACTTTATCGAAGCGTTCCGGATGGCGGGGCGCCAGGACCAGCACACAGCCGGGAAACTGCCCAAGAACGGTGCGGAACGCCGCCAGCAGGATTTCTTCCTCGCCTTCCGTGGTGCTGCCACAGACGATCACGGGCGAGTCGTGCGCCGGCGCGTCTTGGCTGATGGCGCGGCGCAGATCTTTTATCAATGGGACTTCCGCGCTGGGTGGAATGTCGAACTTCAGATTGCCGCTGACCTGGACCCGCTCCGCGGGAGCACCGATCTCCTTGAGCCGCCGCGCGTCGTCTGCCGTCTGGGTGAGAAACAAATCCACGTTGGCGAGTACACGGGAAAAGAACCAGCGGAAGCGGCGGTAGCGCGGGAAGGAACGGTCTGAGATGCGGGCGTTCACGATGGCTACAGGGATGGCGCGCCGGCGGGCTAGATGCAGCAGGTTGGGCCAGAACTCAGTCTCAGCCAGAACCAGCAGGCTGGGACCGAGCGCCCGAAAGTAAGGACGGAGAGAAAAACCGAAATCGAGCGGCATAAAAAATACATGATCGTCGCCGAATCGCTGCCGCGCCAGGCGCTGGCCGGTGGCAGTGGTGGTGGAAAC
The Terriglobia bacterium genome window above contains:
- the lpxK gene encoding tetraacyldisaccharide 4'-kinase; the encoded protein is MNPLSAIFAAGVAARNALYDRRILATRKLTRPVVSIGNLSVGGSGKTPFVIALGELLKKRGITFDVLSRGYGRSGQKLAVVDPQGTSEQFGDEPLLIARKLQVPVIVAADRYQAGLLAEEKFPSKLHLLDDAFQHRRLHRDFDIVMLPAADLDDTLLPIGRLREPLSSLRRADAVVLQAKTPELPAALATGLSRIWRVRREIMTYSISARPIPSVVAFCGLARPEQFFASLRNAGIGVLDTVAFPDHHRYTKQDVDRLCALRKSCGAVGLITTEKDHVKLKAFSVELQPLQIAVLRMQIDSPENVVADLLSALAQRGYKL
- a CDS encoding 3-deoxy-D-manno-octulosonic acid transferase → MYTLYSLLLAVVAALSLPWWALQMLRLGKYRAGFAERIGRVPSRIAQQARQPRGPIWIHAVSVGEVLAVGPLVSQLRQASPDRQVFVSTTTATGQRLARQRFGDDHVFFMPLDFGFSLRPYFRALGPSLLVLAETEFWPNLLHLARRRAIPVAIVNARISDRSFPRYRRFRWFFSRVLANVDLFLTQTADDARRLKEIGAPAERVQVSGNLKFDIPPSAEVPLIKDLRRAISQDAPAHDSPVIVCGSTTEGEEEILLAAFRTVLGQFPGCVLVLAPRHPERFDKVAQLVSASAISGIKMVRRSTWTPGVPLRGCVFLLDSLGELASVYAIASVAFVGGSLLPGVGGHNILEPAQHGVAVVTGPNTENFREIVRIFLNGSEKPGGTPGSIQAPALRIVTPDNIAGEFLRLLQHRDECAQLGQRAKELFQQNTGATAKAFQALQPLLGRKEKGAQ